A stretch of Gemmatimonas aurantiaca T-27 DNA encodes these proteins:
- a CDS encoding sensor histidine kinase has product MISGWFRPVRAVLIAALSAAILFGHPAPVEAQARANRLRIDPVDARVSARAWGVEQGLPQGSVTELAIDADGYVWGATFGGLFRFDGQTITRYAVADVPLLVTNSVTALLTAPDGLLYVGTPLGTVGRLQGGRLLDTLSSQNRPLLRGVDALAIDGTGTTWLRSSGHVYAYRDGRWRPGSMPHLAYSAMVIDREGAMLYAGPEGLIRATDAGSEILAPTRHKILDGHDFGLHADRYGHLWLGQPNGLYLFTDGALRRIPGIEGRVRSIISDGRGMIWVAADGRLYRFRSGAGEAVLSRPELVLTTNSDIYSLLLTPDDVLVGGTLQGLFTMRESVVRVVENPAGPRHPEVSSMMPAGGGRIWVTGSCTDVYLIDQQGRALDSIARPNKNVCVRSMLLDRRGALWFGNDGFMKRRDASGREREWSLPQWGYNPSLARPILLAGDTVMFGLSDGRIAGITPDDSLRMIAPWDQVTNVAIESMTRDEDGTIWVGQLGRVTRWRGQVLESSDETAGVPKAVPRALLVEPGRGVWIGTYGSGMWYLATGRRARPVPLVDETISAILSDPRGRLWMPGNRGISVVSRESLRRWILDSIDIPDVRLLSDGDGVPEGNSGYPAAGIIAQDVLGFASVSGLVSLQERQILSTSASSTVQVDEVRTSRGRRVVEEGVVRLAPDERIVLLNFSAPTFRFADEVQFRYWLDGRDTEWVSAGNSREMRLVTESPGVYTLHLESRIPGGQWQVADAIRFEVEPMLMERQSLRVLLVLTVIGLAALFYRQRINALQAVARAREISLNARRDAAEEAARHERELAQVGRLGVAGELTASLSHELGQPLAAIVNNAEVARRMIERGRDGRHVDRRALDDVLRDVVAQGHRASEIVREFRRFLRREKGERETMSVRELMESAALLLRQEYSAAHVPLEIRIGARTPTITVERVLLQQVIVNLLQNALEAVRRVQGGRVLIRARPVARGIRITVLDNGRGFTRDVRRLAFEPFVTSRATGMGLGLAIARRVVDAHGGHIALGCFPGGGAVVSFWIPSVPNPSEHSDSLVPPQIVASAFREETLQ; this is encoded by the coding sequence GTGATATCCGGCTGGTTCCGCCCAGTACGCGCTGTTCTGATCGCCGCCCTGTCGGCCGCGATCCTGTTTGGGCATCCCGCCCCGGTGGAGGCGCAAGCCCGTGCCAACCGCCTGCGTATCGATCCCGTCGACGCCCGGGTTAGCGCCCGGGCGTGGGGCGTCGAACAGGGGCTGCCGCAGGGTTCGGTCACGGAGCTGGCCATCGATGCCGATGGGTACGTCTGGGGCGCCACCTTTGGTGGCCTGTTCCGCTTTGATGGCCAGACCATCACCCGCTATGCTGTGGCCGATGTCCCCCTGTTGGTCACCAACTCGGTGACGGCCCTGCTGACGGCGCCGGACGGCCTCCTGTATGTCGGCACCCCCTTGGGTACCGTCGGGCGCCTGCAGGGCGGACGCCTGCTCGACACGCTCAGTTCTCAGAACCGGCCCCTGCTGCGGGGCGTCGACGCGCTCGCCATCGATGGGACTGGGACCACCTGGCTGCGGAGCAGCGGACACGTCTACGCCTATCGGGATGGACGATGGCGCCCGGGCTCGATGCCCCACCTGGCCTATTCCGCGATGGTCATTGATCGCGAAGGGGCGATGCTCTACGCCGGGCCGGAGGGGCTCATTCGGGCGACGGACGCGGGGTCGGAAATCCTCGCACCTACCCGGCACAAGATCCTGGACGGGCATGACTTCGGGCTTCACGCCGATCGGTACGGTCATCTGTGGCTTGGACAGCCCAACGGCCTGTACCTGTTCACCGATGGAGCCCTGCGCCGTATTCCCGGCATCGAGGGCAGGGTGCGCTCGATCATCTCGGACGGGCGCGGCATGATCTGGGTGGCGGCGGACGGTCGCCTGTACCGGTTTCGCTCCGGCGCGGGAGAAGCGGTCCTCTCCCGCCCCGAACTGGTCCTGACCACCAATAGCGACATTTACTCGCTGTTGCTCACGCCGGACGATGTGCTGGTGGGCGGCACCTTGCAGGGGCTGTTCACCATGCGGGAGAGCGTGGTGCGCGTGGTCGAGAATCCGGCCGGTCCGCGCCATCCGGAAGTCTCGTCCATGATGCCGGCAGGCGGGGGGCGGATCTGGGTCACTGGCAGTTGCACCGATGTCTATCTCATCGATCAGCAAGGACGGGCCCTGGATTCGATCGCCCGCCCGAACAAGAACGTGTGCGTACGCAGCATGTTGCTGGACCGCCGCGGTGCCCTGTGGTTTGGCAATGATGGCTTCATGAAGCGCCGTGATGCGTCGGGCCGTGAGCGCGAATGGTCGCTGCCTCAGTGGGGCTACAATCCGAGTCTGGCGCGGCCCATTCTGCTCGCTGGCGACACGGTGATGTTCGGCCTGTCCGACGGTCGCATTGCCGGTATCACCCCCGATGATTCCCTGCGCATGATCGCGCCATGGGATCAGGTCACCAACGTCGCCATCGAGTCGATGACTCGCGACGAAGACGGCACAATCTGGGTGGGGCAACTGGGCCGCGTCACACGCTGGCGGGGACAGGTGCTGGAGAGCTCGGACGAAACGGCCGGTGTGCCGAAGGCCGTACCGCGTGCCTTGCTGGTGGAGCCGGGGCGCGGTGTCTGGATCGGCACGTACGGCAGCGGGATGTGGTATCTCGCCACGGGCCGGCGGGCGCGTCCGGTGCCTCTGGTCGATGAAACCATCTCGGCCATCCTCAGTGACCCGAGAGGACGCCTGTGGATGCCGGGCAATCGTGGCATCAGCGTAGTGTCCCGCGAGTCGTTGCGGCGCTGGATACTCGATAGCATCGACATTCCCGATGTCCGGCTGCTGAGTGATGGTGACGGCGTGCCGGAAGGCAACTCCGGCTATCCGGCCGCCGGCATCATCGCACAGGATGTGCTGGGTTTTGCCTCGGTATCCGGGCTGGTGTCTCTCCAGGAACGACAGATTCTGTCGACGTCGGCATCGTCCACCGTGCAGGTCGACGAAGTCCGCACATCCCGGGGACGGCGCGTGGTGGAGGAAGGGGTCGTGCGCCTCGCTCCCGACGAACGCATCGTACTGCTCAATTTCAGCGCGCCCACGTTTCGTTTCGCGGACGAAGTCCAGTTTCGGTATTGGCTGGATGGACGTGACACCGAATGGGTCTCCGCTGGCAATAGTCGGGAAATGCGCCTGGTGACAGAATCGCCGGGGGTCTACACGCTGCACCTCGAATCCCGTATTCCGGGTGGGCAGTGGCAAGTGGCCGACGCCATCCGGTTCGAAGTGGAGCCCATGCTGATGGAACGCCAGTCGCTCCGGGTGCTGCTGGTCCTCACCGTCATTGGCCTGGCGGCGCTGTTCTATCGTCAACGCATCAATGCCCTGCAGGCCGTGGCCCGGGCCCGGGAGATCAGCCTCAACGCCCGGCGGGACGCAGCGGAAGAAGCGGCGCGCCATGAACGTGAGCTGGCCCAGGTCGGCCGCCTCGGCGTGGCCGGCGAATTGACGGCGTCCCTGTCGCACGAACTCGGACAGCCGTTGGCGGCGATCGTGAACAATGCCGAGGTGGCCCGCCGCATGATCGAACGGGGGCGCGATGGCCGGCATGTCGACCGCCGCGCACTCGACGACGTCCTCCGGGATGTGGTGGCCCAGGGGCACCGGGCCTCGGAAATCGTGCGCGAGTTCCGGCGATTCCTGCGCCGCGAGAAAGGGGAACGCGAAACGATGTCGGTGCGGGAGCTCATGGAAAGTGCGGCCCTCCTGCTTCGCCAGGAGTACAGCGCCGCACACGTGCCGCTGGAGATTCGCATCGGCGCACGCACGCCCACTATCACAGTGGAACGGGTTCTTTTGCAGCAGGTGATCGTGAACCTGTTACAAAACGCACTCGAGGCTGTGCGGCGTGTGCAGGGCGGGCGGGTGTTGATCCGTGCGCGCCCCGTCGCCCGGGGTATCCGGATCACCGTCCTCGACAACGGACGTGGATTCACCCGCGACGTACGCCGCTTGGCCTTCGAGCCGTTCGTGACATCGCGGGCCACGGGTATGGGGCTGGGACTGGCCATCGCCCGACGGGTGGTGGATGCTCATGGCGGACATATCGCGCTGGGGTGCTTCCCCGGCGGCGGCGCCGTCGTATCCTTCTGGATCCCGTCCGTGCCGAATCCTTCGGAACACTCTGATTCGCTTGTGCCGCCACAAATCGTGGCGTCGGCATTTCGGGAAGAGACGTTGCAGTAA
- a CDS encoding response regulator transcription factor, with protein sequence MGTPSVITTVAVVDDDAAARISLVRLLQLEGYHVHEYDSASSFLEGAENRAYSCIVTDLRMPGVTGLDLQKSLEGRGVFVPLVFVTAFGTVPASVQAMRSGAVDFLEKPADPSALLDAVKRAVARCDAHATKQELLSAVLQRIERLTAREREVFEGVARGLPNKSIATELGIALKTVKVHRGRVMTKMDAESVADLVRAREVLGDK encoded by the coding sequence ATGGGAACACCGTCGGTCATTACCACCGTTGCTGTGGTGGATGATGATGCCGCGGCGCGCATTTCACTCGTGCGGCTGTTGCAGCTCGAGGGCTATCACGTACATGAGTACGATTCGGCCAGCAGTTTTCTGGAGGGGGCCGAGAACCGAGCGTATTCCTGCATCGTCACCGACCTGCGCATGCCCGGGGTGACGGGGCTCGATCTGCAGAAATCACTCGAGGGGCGCGGCGTGTTTGTCCCCCTCGTTTTCGTGACAGCCTTTGGCACCGTGCCGGCCAGTGTACAGGCCATGCGGAGCGGGGCGGTGGACTTCCTCGAAAAGCCCGCTGATCCGAGTGCGCTGCTCGATGCCGTGAAGCGCGCGGTCGCCCGATGCGACGCTCACGCCACCAAGCAGGAACTCCTGTCCGCCGTGCTGCAGCGCATCGAGCGACTCACCGCCCGTGAACGCGAAGTGTTCGAAGGTGTTGCCCGGGGATTGCCCAACAAGAGCATCGCCACAGAACTCGGCATCGCACTCAAGACGGTCAAGGTGCACCGTGGTCGCGTGATGACCAAAATGGACGCTGAATCGGTGGCTGATCTCGTGCGCGCCCGCGAAGTCCTCGGCGACAAATAG
- a CDS encoding DUF1003 domain-containing protein, which produces MPADPLPPSEVLLQSLRSAAFGGLSEDERRTLGRLLLDLPLVRDTEHEFRTESSFGDRMADRIAGFGGSWPFIITFLVVMVAWTLLNTAILGPRQDAFDPYPYVFLNLMLSMLAALQAPVILMSQNRQAERDRLETRNDYEVNLKAELEIRLVQSRLEGLQQEMQALRESLQPPAPR; this is translated from the coding sequence ATGCCTGCTGACCCACTGCCTCCCTCCGAGGTGTTGCTCCAGTCGCTGCGCTCCGCCGCCTTTGGTGGCCTGAGCGAAGACGAACGACGCACCCTTGGACGCTTGCTGCTCGATCTCCCGCTCGTGCGCGATACCGAGCATGAATTCCGGACCGAGAGCAGCTTCGGCGATCGCATGGCCGACCGCATCGCGGGTTTTGGTGGCTCATGGCCATTCATCATCACGTTCCTGGTGGTGATGGTGGCCTGGACGCTACTGAACACGGCCATTCTGGGCCCACGGCAGGATGCGTTCGATCCGTACCCGTATGTGTTTCTCAACCTGATGTTGTCGATGCTGGCGGCGCTGCAAGCGCCGGTCATTCTGATGTCGCAGAATCGACAGGCCGAACGGGACCGTCTCGAGACACGCAACGACTATGAAGTCAACCTGAAGGCCGAGCTCGAAATTCGGCTCGTACAGAGCCGACTCGAGGGGCTGCAACAGGAGATGCAGGCATTGCGCGAGAGCTTGCAGCCACCCGCGCCCCGCTGA
- a CDS encoding TolC family protein, producing the protein MLSFRWSTIRHSALALCLAIPGFASRSAAQGAITITFDDAIRLSLKQSVAVRQAENTVAASTETVRQRSSAFLPSFSLSTNTSESYGYTFNQNEGRIVDQTTTSVNLNANSALTVYDGGRNIAQLKEARLSNNANDADLSRARQTAVFTAASGFLTLVQREEQVRVQRDNLSAQMAQDTAIQRMVRAGARPISDQYQQQATVASSQYSLVTAQRDRELARVALMRALQLDPRGEYNFVAPAMADSMQILRFNLDSLLVKALGSRADLEALDTRLEATAFTVRNAAGSRLPQVSMSLGYGTAFNSASELSFGNQFNQRRSGSLGLALSVPIFDRRQASVAAQQARIAADNARLSVQDRRLAIGSEVREAYLNHTAAVEQYDAARVQLAAADLAANTQARRYAVGAGTLVEVTAARAQLVQAASAVVSAKYALAFQQSLMSYYVGDMVPESTSLAGLSGASSR; encoded by the coding sequence ATGCTTTCGTTCCGCTGGAGCACCATTCGGCACAGTGCATTGGCGCTGTGCCTCGCGATCCCGGGTTTCGCCTCACGGAGCGCGGCCCAGGGCGCCATCACCATCACGTTCGACGATGCCATCCGCCTGTCGCTCAAGCAGAGCGTCGCCGTTCGGCAGGCCGAGAACACCGTGGCTGCCAGCACCGAGACGGTGCGTCAGCGTTCCTCGGCATTTCTGCCGTCGTTTTCGTTGAGCACCAATACGTCCGAGTCGTACGGATACACGTTCAACCAGAACGAAGGACGCATCGTCGATCAGACGACCACGTCGGTGAACCTGAACGCCAACTCGGCGTTGACCGTGTACGACGGGGGACGCAACATCGCGCAACTGAAGGAAGCGCGTTTGTCGAACAACGCCAACGACGCCGACTTGTCGCGCGCGCGGCAGACGGCGGTGTTCACGGCAGCGTCGGGATTCCTCACCCTCGTCCAGCGCGAGGAGCAGGTGCGTGTGCAACGCGACAACCTCTCCGCGCAGATGGCGCAGGACACCGCCATTCAGCGCATGGTGCGTGCGGGTGCACGACCGATCTCCGACCAGTATCAGCAGCAGGCCACGGTGGCGAGCTCGCAGTACTCGCTCGTGACGGCACAGCGTGATCGCGAACTGGCGCGTGTGGCGCTCATGCGTGCCCTGCAGCTCGACCCGCGCGGCGAATACAACTTCGTGGCGCCAGCGATGGCCGACTCGATGCAGATCCTGCGGTTCAATCTGGACAGTCTCCTGGTGAAGGCCCTGGGATCACGTGCCGATCTCGAAGCACTCGACACCCGCCTCGAAGCCACCGCCTTCACGGTTCGCAACGCTGCGGGCTCACGACTCCCGCAGGTGTCGATGAGCCTGGGCTACGGCACGGCGTTCAATTCGGCGAGTGAACTGTCGTTTGGCAATCAGTTCAACCAGCGGCGCAGTGGCTCCCTGGGACTGGCGCTGAGCGTTCCGATCTTCGATCGACGACAGGCCAGCGTGGCCGCCCAGCAGGCCCGGATCGCGGCAGACAACGCCCGACTCTCGGTGCAGGACCGCCGTCTGGCCATCGGATCGGAAGTGCGCGAAGCCTACCTCAACCACACGGCGGCGGTGGAGCAGTACGACGCGGCGCGTGTGCAGTTGGCCGCAGCGGACCTCGCCGCCAACACACAGGCCCGTCGGTATGCGGTGGGTGCCGGCACGCTGGTGGAAGTGACGGCGGCACGCGCACAGCTCGTGCAGGCGGCCAGTGCTGTCGTGTCAGCCAAGTACGCCCTGGCATTCCAGCAATCGCTCATGTCGTACTATGTGGGTGACATGGTACCGGAAAGCACATCATTGGCCGGGCTGTCGGGCGCGTCGTCGCGCTAG
- a CDS encoding ABC transporter permease: MKLMVLLRMAMQSIVKNKMRTFLTMLGIVIGVAAVIVMVAIGAGARGQIESQIATLGTNLIVVTPGTTQAGGSNQGAQTFNRLTIEDVEKLQREGTLLSAVSPVINTRTQVIATTGNWRTEVNGVSTGFFRIRNWTVESGAEFTEEDVQGKRTVVILGKTVANGLFPDGNAVGQRVRLGRTPFTVIGVMSAKGQAATGTDQDDIVVVPYSTAQTRISNFFFIGSILAMTDDTKAIPAAMNEIRDIMRESHRVGGGADDFTVRDQSALATTATSTTTVMTALLAAIASISLVVGGIGIMNIMLVSVTERTREIGIRMAIGARGSDVLTQFLVESVVLCLMGGIVGLLAGIGGSMIVGRITGWHTATSITSIIIATGFSAAVGVFFGYYPARKAAALDPIQALRYE, from the coding sequence ATGAAGCTCATGGTCCTGCTCCGTATGGCGATGCAAAGCATCGTCAAGAACAAGATGCGCACCTTTCTCACGATGCTTGGCATCGTGATCGGGGTGGCCGCGGTGATCGTGATGGTGGCGATCGGCGCCGGTGCCCGTGGTCAGATCGAATCACAGATCGCGACACTGGGCACCAACCTCATCGTCGTCACGCCGGGCACGACGCAGGCTGGCGGTTCCAATCAGGGCGCGCAGACGTTCAATCGTCTCACGATCGAAGACGTGGAGAAGTTGCAGCGCGAGGGCACGCTGTTGTCGGCGGTGTCGCCGGTCATCAACACTCGCACGCAGGTGATTGCCACCACCGGCAACTGGCGCACGGAAGTGAACGGTGTGTCGACGGGTTTCTTCCGCATTCGCAACTGGACGGTGGAAAGCGGTGCCGAGTTCACGGAAGAAGACGTGCAGGGCAAGCGGACCGTCGTGATCCTGGGCAAGACCGTAGCCAATGGTCTCTTTCCCGACGGCAACGCAGTGGGTCAGCGTGTGCGCCTGGGACGCACACCGTTCACCGTGATTGGCGTGATGTCGGCGAAAGGTCAAGCGGCCACTGGTACCGATCAGGACGATATCGTGGTCGTGCCGTACAGCACCGCCCAGACGCGCATCAGCAATTTTTTCTTCATCGGTTCCATTCTGGCGATGACCGATGACACGAAGGCGATCCCAGCCGCGATGAACGAGATCCGCGACATCATGCGGGAATCCCACCGTGTCGGCGGGGGCGCCGATGATTTCACGGTGCGCGATCAGTCGGCGCTGGCCACCACGGCGACCAGCACGACCACGGTGATGACGGCGCTGCTGGCTGCGATTGCCTCGATCTCCCTGGTGGTGGGCGGTATCGGCATCATGAACATCATGCTGGTGTCGGTCACCGAACGCACCCGCGAGATCGGCATCCGCATGGCGATCGGTGCCCGCGGTTCCGATGTGCTCACGCAGTTCCTGGTGGAGAGCGTGGTGCTCTGTCTCATGGGCGGCATCGTGGGACTGCTCGCCGGCATTGGTGGTTCGATGATCGTCGGGCGCATCACGGGCTGGCACACGGCCACCTCCATCACGTCGATCATCATCGCCACCGGATTCTCGGCAGCGGTCGGCGTCTTCTTCGGCTACTACCCGGCGCGCAAGGCTGCTGCGCTGGACCCCATTCAGGCGCTGCGCTACGAATGA
- a CDS encoding ABC transporter ATP-binding protein, with translation MSTSTTPVIEVHGLTRTYQMGSTEVAALRQVDLTVMPGEFIAVMGTSGSGKSTLMNILGCLDTPSAGTFLLDGVRVDGMSRNERADLRNHKLGFVFQGFNLLSRTSALDNVELPLLYDRLARHKDTKAMSRAALERVGLGTRMDHHPSELSGGQQQRVAIARALVTSPTLLLADEPTGNLDTRTTLDVMALFQQLNNQGITILLVTHEPEVSHYAKRIVEMRDGKIRKDHPVEDRGDAAIDLAAYDAQEVVT, from the coding sequence ATGAGCACCTCTACCACTCCCGTCATCGAAGTGCATGGACTCACGCGGACCTATCAAATGGGGTCCACGGAAGTGGCTGCACTCCGGCAAGTGGATCTCACGGTCATGCCCGGCGAGTTCATCGCGGTCATGGGCACGTCGGGATCCGGCAAGTCCACGTTGATGAACATCCTCGGCTGTCTCGATACTCCATCCGCCGGCACGTTCCTGCTCGATGGTGTGCGGGTGGATGGCATGTCGCGCAACGAACGCGCCGACCTCCGCAATCACAAGCTCGGGTTCGTGTTTCAGGGCTTCAACCTGCTCTCGCGGACTTCGGCATTGGACAACGTCGAGTTGCCGCTGTTGTACGATCGCCTGGCACGACACAAGGACACCAAGGCGATGTCGCGTGCGGCACTCGAGCGCGTTGGCCTCGGCACCCGCATGGATCACCACCCGAGTGAGCTCTCGGGCGGCCAGCAGCAACGTGTGGCGATCGCCCGGGCCCTGGTGACCAGTCCCACGCTGCTGCTCGCCGACGAACCCACGGGCAACCTGGACACGCGTACCACACTCGATGTGATGGCGCTGTTTCAACAGCTCAACAACCAGGGGATCACCATCCTGCTGGTGACGCACGAACCGGAAGTCAGCCACTACGCCAAGCGCATCGTGGAGATGCGTGACGGCAAGATCCGAAAGGATCACCCGGTCGAAGACCGTGGTGATGCCGCCATCGACCTGGCCGCCTACGACGCGCAGGAGGTAGTCACATGA
- a CDS encoding efflux RND transporter periplasmic adaptor subunit, translating into MTRLMQITAATIGVAALAGAGMWTMSKRGAEETTYRLAAVEQGSLRSTVSASGTLNAVQTVEVGTQVSGQVSELLVDFNSRVKKGQLIARIDPSLLKQAVQDADAGVARANASLAQAKEEFDRTKTLHDEKIVTETEYNTARTTLALAQTSVTSAQIALERARQNLAYTNIYAPIDGVVIERAINLGQTVAASLSAPKLFVIANDLSHMQILASVDETDIGSIKEGQQARFTVQSFQDRQFRGTVEQVRLSSTTANNVVSYTVVIDVANPDGALLPGMTATVQFVTGEASDVLMVANTALRFRPPVDPADSAARRTGAGASASASPSASANTGSAATGAQASTAAGAAPRASGQGGFGSGAGAGGAGGEGRRAGGPRSDMGMVFTLEGTKLVPHRVQIGITDGTRTEIRGEGITAGMQVVIGTNAAGATGAASSTTASPFQQQQQRGRGGPPGPF; encoded by the coding sequence ATGACCAGGTTGATGCAGATCACTGCGGCGACAATCGGTGTTGCCGCACTCGCCGGTGCCGGCATGTGGACCATGTCCAAGCGTGGCGCCGAAGAAACGACTTATCGACTCGCCGCCGTGGAGCAGGGCTCGCTCCGCTCCACCGTATCGGCCTCCGGCACCCTGAACGCGGTGCAGACCGTCGAAGTGGGTACGCAGGTGTCGGGGCAGGTTTCCGAACTGCTGGTCGACTTCAACTCCCGCGTGAAGAAGGGGCAGCTCATCGCGCGCATCGACCCGAGTCTTCTGAAGCAGGCCGTGCAGGACGCCGACGCCGGTGTCGCTCGGGCGAATGCCTCACTGGCGCAAGCCAAGGAGGAATTCGATCGCACGAAGACGCTGCACGACGAAAAGATCGTGACCGAGACGGAGTACAATACGGCGCGCACCACACTCGCCCTGGCACAGACCAGCGTGACCTCGGCGCAAATCGCGCTGGAACGTGCGCGACAGAATCTCGCCTACACGAACATTTATGCGCCGATCGACGGGGTGGTGATCGAGCGGGCGATCAATCTTGGCCAGACAGTCGCCGCCAGTCTTTCGGCGCCGAAGCTGTTCGTGATTGCCAACGATCTGTCGCACATGCAGATCCTCGCCTCGGTCGACGAAACTGATATCGGGTCGATCAAGGAAGGCCAGCAAGCACGTTTCACCGTGCAGTCGTTCCAGGACCGGCAGTTCCGAGGCACCGTGGAGCAGGTGCGTCTGTCGTCGACCACCGCCAACAACGTGGTGAGTTATACGGTGGTCATCGACGTGGCGAATCCGGATGGTGCGCTGCTCCCCGGCATGACGGCGACGGTGCAGTTCGTGACCGGTGAAGCCTCCGACGTGCTGATGGTCGCCAACACGGCGTTGCGTTTCCGTCCTCCGGTGGATCCGGCCGACAGTGCAGCGCGTCGCACCGGTGCGGGTGCCTCGGCGAGCGCTTCGCCGAGTGCATCAGCGAACACCGGTAGTGCCGCAACGGGTGCGCAGGCGAGTACCGCTGCAGGCGCCGCACCGCGAGCGAGTGGTCAGGGTGGGTTTGGTAGTGGCGCCGGAGCGGGTGGAGCCGGTGGTGAAGGACGTCGCGCCGGTGGTCCGCGGTCGGACATGGGCATGGTCTTCACACTCGAAGGGACGAAGCTCGTGCCACATCGTGTGCAGATCGGCATCACCGACGGGACGCGCACCGAGATTCGCGGCGAAGGCATCACGGCGGGCATGCAGGTGGTGATCGGTACGAACGCGGCCGGTGCGACGGGCGCAGCGTCGAGCACGACGGCCAGCCCGTTCCAGCAACAGCAGCAGCGTGGTCGCGGCGGCCCTCCTGGTCCCTTCTGA
- a CDS encoding sensor histidine kinase: protein MSRDLQRAEVWTTGTHAVLSTTVSRRERLLIAAFWLLYAVVTVVNVLFGGRRGPDGTSDAVIFWIAIAEAVGWALATPLLFELVAGHTVEEGDDALTSGELLRFVLIGLGVVGLMTAFGVGLRAALFPPRRGGGGPPIWFAFTNNAVLYGAVIAAGLARAYSLQSRWREQRAVRLEAELARATLATLRQQIDPHFLFNTLNLISSLVDRDPKGVRRMIARLSELLRASLETGGRQEIPLRQELALLNAYLDIMRMRFGARLDITHTVDESLMDVFVPSFLLQPLAENAMRHGIEPLRGAGRVEVQVHRADHELVMQVRDNGNGSLPDDTAPDTPRNTPVSPDEAGGIGLGNTRARLMQLYGPAASLDLRREQGMTVAEVRIPLPAGVA, encoded by the coding sequence ATGTCACGTGATCTTCAGCGCGCCGAGGTGTGGACTACCGGAACGCACGCCGTGCTGTCCACGACCGTCTCCCGCCGAGAACGACTGCTCATTGCGGCGTTCTGGCTGCTCTATGCGGTGGTGACCGTGGTGAACGTGCTGTTCGGTGGTCGTCGCGGCCCCGATGGCACATCCGATGCCGTCATCTTCTGGATCGCCATCGCAGAAGCCGTGGGCTGGGCCCTCGCCACCCCGTTGCTCTTCGAACTCGTCGCCGGCCATACGGTCGAAGAGGGCGACGACGCACTCACCTCCGGTGAGTTGCTGCGCTTTGTGCTGATCGGGCTCGGTGTCGTGGGCCTCATGACCGCGTTCGGAGTCGGTCTGCGCGCGGCCCTCTTTCCGCCGCGTCGTGGGGGAGGCGGGCCGCCCATCTGGTTCGCGTTCACCAACAACGCGGTGCTCTATGGAGCTGTCATCGCCGCGGGGCTGGCGCGCGCCTATTCCCTGCAGTCCCGGTGGCGTGAGCAACGGGCAGTGCGACTGGAAGCCGAGCTCGCCCGGGCCACCCTGGCAACGCTGCGGCAGCAGATCGATCCGCATTTTCTGTTCAATACCCTCAACCTCATATCGTCTCTGGTTGATCGGGATCCGAAAGGCGTGCGGCGCATGATCGCGCGTCTGAGCGAGCTGTTGCGCGCCAGCCTGGAGACAGGCGGACGGCAGGAGATCCCGCTGCGGCAGGAGTTGGCGTTGCTCAATGCCTACCTCGACATCATGCGGATGCGTTTCGGCGCACGACTCGATATCACACACACCGTGGACGAGTCACTCATGGATGTGTTCGTTCCGAGCTTCCTGCTCCAGCCACTGGCTGAAAACGCCATGCGTCACGGCATCGAGCCGCTGCGAGGAGCGGGACGGGTGGAGGTGCAGGTTCACCGGGCCGACCACGAACTGGTCATGCAGGTACGTGACAACGGCAACGGCAGTCTTCCGGACGACACCGCGCCAGACACTCCCCGGAACACCCCTGTGTCTCCGGATGAAGCGGGAGGGATTGGTCTTGGCAACACGCGCGCGCGACTGATGCAGTTGTATGGACCGGCCGCTTCTCTCGATTTGCGCCGGGAGCAGGGCATGACCGTGGCCGAAGTCCGCATTCCGTTGCCGGCAGGTGTGGCATGA